In Salvia miltiorrhiza cultivar Shanhuang (shh) chromosome 4, IMPLAD_Smil_shh, whole genome shotgun sequence, the DNA window aaatatcaatttcttaattctcgtgtcgaaaaaAACTAGGTCATGCTTCatcggacggagggagtactatataatCTGTTGAGTTTTTGTTTGCCTTGGTGTATTATTTTGTATTCCGAAGTTCATAAGAATCTTTGCTTCAGTTGAATTATTTTGTATTCCGAAGTTCATAAGGGAGACTGGTTTTGTATCTTCAGTAGCCATCctagttttatttctttgattGACTGATTTGGTATGATGGAGGTGTTCTATTTCATGAATATGTCATCTCTTTTGTAAGTATGCCTTACTGTTGTTTTGAAATTATGTTTACTGCTTAATGCATTTCCGAGTGTTGTTCATATCATAATACCATTGTAAACGCATCATTTTTCCTGAATGAGTGGAAGGTTACACATCATTTTTCCTTAATGAGTGGAAGACACTTGAGGAATTCAATTAGACAAATTCTTAAGTGTAGCCTTCTTTTCCTTCCATTTGGGAGCTGCGATTTGTAGTGGCATTGGCATTATATTCTGGCTGACATTAAGCTTAAGCAGTTGTTACTCCTCAAGTGGTAGATAATTGTTTTCAATAAGTCTGCTGTCATAAGCGATCAATGATAATCATCTCACATGTACTTCCTTCTCTTATATGGCCATTGCTCTTAAGGTGTTCATATCTGGATGAGCATGGTATGCAACAAACCATATTCTTctactttctctttctctctctcctgttTCTTATTTACGTATGGCTTTTGGTGATTTTAGAAAATGAATTATCCTTCTTTCCTaataattgaatttgatttattGGGCTTTCACAAGTCCGCATACGAATTGATACAATTTACCTAGGTAAACTACTTTATCGAAATTTCTGAAATGATGAAGAACAAGAGAAAATTAATTACTCAGCATGTAACCCCCAATGTAGATGCCATCATTTTGTCCTTCATATGGAAAGAAGACGAAGAACACAACAATAACTACAATGGTCAACCATTGAGGAACCTTGCTCATCGTAGAAGGTGTTATTTTCAGAGAAAATAATCAGGAGACCATGTACCTTCTTTTGTGACCTGGTCTGAGCCCTGATGATAAATCAAGCATCAAATCTCTGGCTTCCTCTTTTGCATATTAAAGAATGTCTTCATATGTTTTCTCCGTAATTCGAGTTGAATATCAAGTTTTGCTGTTCAACTACAGTTTTTATTCTGTACGTGGGTAGTTTTGCTTTCCTATATGTTCAAAACCGAACTCCTTACAGCCTTTTAGCATTTCAGACTTAATAACCTTATAGTAATAGAGCTTTTTAGTTCTATTTGGTTAAGCATGTGCAAATAGTGTTTCTGAATATTGCTGCTAAGTGGTTGAAAGATAGTGTTTGCCCTGGCTAATTATATTAACATGAAATTAAAAGGGCCTTATCAATGGTTGTTTGACTCCCAGAAACTCAAATGCATGTATGCAAGTCAATCTCACCCTCATCCCTTTTTGCACACTACTGTACAAACCAAGTTGGTATAGACTTATAGGATAAAATCATTTGCTTTGATCATTAATGCAGTAATCATTAAGTTGTAGCTAGATGTTGTATCTTGCTTATTTCGTCCAGTTGCTAGCTCACGTTCCCTTAAGAGAGTGGATATGGATTGGCAGgttctttccttttttgtccTCGGTATGCCGAATTGATGGCTCTCTTTGGCAGGCTGAGTTTCCGCTGCCAATTTTATGTGCATGTGAACTATAGTTTGTTCAATCTGTTGGGCAAGGTTGTATTGGTGGTAGTGTCAATGAATGGTCATCTGTGGAGTTTATATTACCAGTGGATTCTGGTGTCTCTAATTCGTCTGCAACAGACAAACTGCTTTTGAACTTCTTTAGTTACTATCTATGTAATTTTCTGTATACTTATGTGGATTTAGGTGGACCGTGATTGTCTTTTTTGTCATAGGTTTGTCCATACTAAAGCATACTACTACCAgtcaatttaaatatttttcttaatctgtGGTTGTTTCAGCAAGCTGCACTTGTCCTAAATGCTTCACGGCGATTTCGTTATACATTGGActtgaagaaagaagaagagaggAGGCAGTTAATTGCTAAGATTAGAACACATGCTCAAGTCATTAGGGTAAATtatctttcttattttattcgGTAACTAATGATCACTCatttgattgttaatcaattaTCTACTTGACCAGGCCGCTGTCTTGTTCCAAGAGGCTGGCAAAGGACTACCTGGTAATTATTTTTCTGCTCTGTTATACAAAATAAATTCCTTACTGATTAAACTTCTGTGGGAACTGTAGTATATCATTTTAGTGTCGGTTCAAATTCTTATTCTATTATCTTGGTTGCAATACGATCTTTTACCTATGAACCTTGTACTAGTTGTTGACTTGTTGTGTTGTTAATCTGGGAAAATACAAGTTCTCACGATCATACTACTCTCATCATTTTCTTGACATTGGCTTATCAGTGACATTTAAATTGTTTGATTATCTGTTTTGAATTATTTGCCTGTTGACAGTTATCATAGTGACATAATCTTATATTTGGCCGTGTCTAGTTTACACTCCTCTCTACTTCTGTTCTGCAGCAGCAGCATAGACTTCAGTTCATCTTTCAGAGCCTGATTATCATTGCTGTTTTGTCCGACATTTTTTAGGTGCACTACCTTCAACTATACCTTTGAGTCCTACTCGAAGTGTTGATTTTGGCATCAGCTCAGAAGAACTAGTTGCAATATCCAAGGAGCATGATCTTTCTCTTTTGCAGCAAAATGGGGGGGCAAGTTCATTTCAATCTTTCTAAATTCATATATTGcttgatcatcatcatcatcatcatatatatatatatatatatatattactttttCCAATGTCATCCTTATTTGCTCTTTGCGTGGCCAGGTTAAAGGATTGGCTGAAAAATTAAAATCCAATCAGGAGAATGGTGTATCTGGGGATGAGACTGACATCATAAACAGGAAGAAAGCTTTTGGCTCGAACACATATCCTCGAAAGAAAGGGAGGAGTTTTTGGGTGGGTGATTAGTTTCATTTTTTAGAATAATCGTACCTTTTCTGTTAAAGAAgtgttggaatttttttttatttgtttattattttttcctGTAGAGGTTTGTGTGGGATGCTTGTCGAGATACTACTCTAGTAATTTTGATGATTGCTGCAACTGCTTCCTTAGTATTGGGTATAAAGACAGAGGTAAGATTCAGTGCACCTTTCTGTGTAAGTTCTAAGGCATGATTACGAGATAATTAAAGATCGTGTATCCTGTCTTGGCTGCCCATTTCTTGATTGTGACTTTTCTGTCCTTATGTTGAGTGTCGATTTGTTGTCTTGCTCTATTTGCTAGAGCAACGtacattattttttctttcatgtGGATCGAGTTATTCCTCGAGATCATGTCTTTGTTGGTATTGAGTTTTCTGGCAAGTAAATTAAGGGACACATTTATGTTCACCAGCTCTTATTAGTGATTGCTTTGTCAAAATTTATTGTCTTGTCTTTCTTAATTGggaaaaattgtaaaatttataAGTTTTCTTCAGTAATATATATTATAGTCATTTGTTTTGTTTGCTCTTTGAATCGATTAAGTTGTTTAAGCAATTGGGCTGGAACtcaaaattatatttgtaaccACTTGCTCTCATGCCTATGGTTCTTCATTGAAAAATTTGGTCACTCTCGTGAGGAATATAGAGAATAATGTATCAGTGCTTGTATAATGGTGTCCGTTCAGTTTTATTGATCCCTGTAAaagtttattttcattttagggTATAAAAGAAGGTTGGTATGATGGAGGAAGCATTGCCTTGGCGGTTTTTATAGTCATTGTTTTCACAGGTAATACGAGTATGTGATTTTAGTGGTTTGTTATACTGGTTTTTGTTGCAGTTGCAGACCTCTTCGCAGCTTTCTTGATTTGCATGATTGATGGTTTTAGTTGCAGTTGCATTTGCATATGCTCCTGGTTGGCATTTGGTGATAATGTCTTGTTTGGtgataaatttgtttaaaaGTGGACACTATGGATATGGTTTAGAAGAGAACCAGGCTTTTAGTGAGAAAgaaaagatattttttttatccctGGGGTTTTTCTTTGGGGGTCGGTGCGAGGATTAGGGTAGTTGGAATACCACTGAAATTTAAATCTTGATGTAAgtgtaaataataaaatattccaaaattcatacataaaatcAGAAGAACTAGAAGAAGTTATGTGCAAGTATTTTCAGAAAAAAAGCAATTAGGTGTGGCAACCAGGTTTTTGCTTTGGGTTGAGACTAGGTATACAATATACATGTTCTTATATGAACCTCAACACGACCTGTTTACTACTTGGGATAACCTTACACAAGTAAATGTTCATATGATTTAGGGCGTACACAAATAAACATGACTTGACCAAATGGGAATATCTATCTGAAATGGAAGGACATATTTGGAAATGAGATATGGGTTAagttgatgattgatgagtatgTTTGTGTTCTTCACAAAATACTTGAAATTACTAAATGCATCTATACCCTATTTGCTACACATTTTATTCACTTCGTGTCTGAATTTTCACCCTTAGCAGTTCCATAAAATgatgaaagaataaaatttgCCCTTAGTAAGAATGTAGTGACTTGTTGATGCTTGTCAAATGAAGGCCACATTTTGAATATGCATTATATTACTTCCTGTTTTGTGATATGATTTGTATGAAATATGGTCCTATAGGGACACATTGTGGAAAAGAATAAATATGGTTTCCTTAAAGAGAGGGCAACAAGTATGGTTTTtgttattcattcttattttgtTAGTGTGACAGAAGCATAAATGTCTTCCGTAATGAATTCTCTTGTGTTCACGTCAGCTGGTAGtaagaaatgaatatttttaaaattttcagctGTAAGTGATTACAAACAATCCCTTCAATTCCAGAACTTGAATGAAGAGAAGGAAAATATACAAATGGAGGTAGAGTAATGTCAATACAAATTTTCTGCATGTACTGCCTCCCGTactttatttcttattcttatGTTTTCTTGAAATATTCTCCAGGTGATAAGGGGTGGGCGCAGGACTaagatttcaatatttgaaaTAGTTGTTGGTGATGTCCTGCCTCTTAAAATTGGTGATCAGGTTAGCTGCTGCGGATAGTGACATTCAACATGTTCTTTTTGAGAGCTAGAATTCTattatttttggggggtggtggTGTGGGAGTTGATGTTTGTATTTGATTGAGTTATTCCCTACATATGCATATAGGTGCCAGCAGATGGACTTGTAATCTCTGGCCAGTCCCTTTCAGTTGATGAATCAAGCATGACCGGAGAAAGTAAAATTGTATGCCTAAAGAAACCTTTTTCTCTATGTTGTGTTGGTCGCAGTATTATTTACTCTTCAATATTGTCTGTGTTAGGTTCACAAAGATCCTGTACGATCACCCTTTCTTATGTCTGGATGCAAGATTGCTGATGGCTATGGGACCATGCTGGTAATTTCTCACTATTCTTTGAGCTCTTAAACAACTTTTGGAATTTCCATATCTTCAGGAAATAGAGAGAACAATGGCTTTGCTTGCTCAAGAATGTACAAATTAATCTAGTTAGTGAATGTGCTCTGTGGATATTGATAAAGCACAAAAGGATAGGAATAGGTTTACTTGTATATGCATGAACTGAAATGCTTTGTTGCTTAGTAGTAGGTAATACTAATGGTGTAGTTGGTAGTTTACATTAGGTTTTATACTGTACATATTCTATATGCTAGTTAACATCAAGTGAGTTTTACATGGATATCATGGGACTGCAATTAGAAAAGGTCAAATGAAACTTTTTTAGCTAATGAAACATGTTTGCTTGAAGTTCAAgaaaagatgaagttatttttttttaacttcttaTCTGACAACATTTCTCAACCTTGATTCTTTGCTTAGAAATTCAACTTTGTTTAGATAGAACTGTAGGAACCCATTTATGAAAGTGGTATGCGTTCTTCTATCACATCCTCCCTGAGGATGTACTATGAAGCATGAACTGCCATCTGAATTTTCATTGGGCTTTCACAGGTAACTAGTGTGGGAATAAATACTGAATGGGGATTACTTATGGCAAGCATATCAGAAGATAATGGCGAGGAAACACCTTTACAGGTTTCTTCTAAGTGGAGGCTTTGTAACGTTTTTCTGATTCTTAAGTGTCCATCTAATTCTGACATTTTAACATGGCGATGAGTTTAGGTACGATTAAATGGGGTTGCTACTTTTATTGGCATGGTTGGTCTTGGAGTAGCACTAGCTGTTCTTATCGTCCTTGTGGCCAGGTAACTTGCTTACAGTCTACAGATACAGTATCTGATGTTTCActcttataatttattttgggaagtttaatcaatatatattacTTTGTGATTGAGCAGATTTTTTACTGGGCATACGAAAGATCCTGATGGCACAGTCCAATTCACACCTGGGGTGACTAAAGTTGGTGATGCGATAGACGGATTCGTAAAGATATTCACTGTTGCAGTATGTATTGTTTTTGACAATATTTGATAGTATACTACTGGTTGTACATCTTGTATTGCTGACTAATCAAGTTAAAACTCTAGGTGACTATTGTAGTTGTTGCGGTACCAGAAGGTCTTCCATTAGCTGTCACTCTCACGTAAGCTTATTTGTAAAATATTATTCTTCATTAGCACCTGTGCTTGTCATTATAGAAATAGTAGTTTTGATCTCTGCCTCTGCCCATTAGGTGCTTGCTGGAATGTAAAACCGTGTTGAGATAATAAGGAATGAAGAATCCTTCACATTTCTTTTTATTGCTGAATCCCATATCTTTAATGAAAAAGGATGATTTTTCTATATCAGATAACGTCCCTTGTTATATATTTTTGACCTGCTTGATTCTACACTCTGTACATCATTTATGAACCTTCCATTTCAGTTGATGGAATTCAAACTCTAAACCACTGGTTTGGTTATGTGTCTTATGCACTTACTGCTACTGTTTACATCGCAACTGGTGTATAACCACATACTTTTTTCTTTAAATAACCTTCTTTAAAATGTAACTGCATTTCAGGCTTGCATATTCAATGAGGAAAATGATGGCTGATAAAGCATTGGTATGCATTCGTGCTAGCAACATTCCCATCTCTAAGTTATTTTCTCAATATCTTCTGTGAGTTTATTAACATTTAAACTGCAGGTGAGGAGGCTTTCAGCCTGTGAAACGATGGGTTCTGCAACTACCATTTGCAGTGATAAAACTGGAACCCTAACTCTGAATGAGGTGCTTATCAGttttcttcttttgcttctaGTTTTCTGCTCTTTCTGCATTTGGTGGCTTGCTTTGGCAGTTGGATAATGATGAAATCAAGGGTATTTAATTTCAGTTTGCAAGCAGTAATCTTTTATTATCCTTGTACAGATGACTGTGGTGGAGGTATCTGCGTGTGGAAAGAAAATTGACCCACCTGACAATAAGTCGCTTCTTCCTTCTAAAGTTATCTCTCTACTGATTGAAGGCATTGCGCAAAACACAACTGGAAGCGTATTTGTGCCTGAAGTATGTTTTAGGGGGTGTTCTTCTGattacttatatttatttacatttaatttCTGAATATGAATAAATGAAGTTGCTTGGATGGAATGTTACTCATAGGTTTGAATGTTAGATCCTGATATCGTAGAAATCTGTTGTCTTCTACTTGTCAAGTTTTGCTTCCCGACTCTTGAGTTCGAGTGGTCTGTAAAGTGTAAactattattagtattattattatcatcaaaTTAGGTTTCTGTCATGATGCATGTAAAATCTCAACATATGAAAATACTGTGTTTTATGCTATATTTCATTTCTGCTACTTCCACTTGGATTTTGGAGGAGACAATCTATGATCAGTCTTTTGATTGTTGAAATATTCCAGAAAACTTGAAGCTGGAGTTCAAACTAAAGAAGTTATCTGATCAAGTTGCTTACATCATCTTCTTAGTTATAGGctcttataagttataagttgtGATAGTTCTAGGTTTTATCGTTCTTTTCTTGTTGATATATTAAGAATGGCACTTATTTAGCTGGTTTTATTAGGGTGGTGGACCTCCGGAGCTTTCAGGATCACCAACTGAAAAGGCAATTCTGCAGTGGGGAGTAAATGTAGTGCAACAAAACCTTTTTTGGCTTTATAACAGTGTCTTGTTCTATGCAGCAACTTAATTTCCCTTGGTTGTCTTCCTGTAGCTTGGAATGGATTTTCTTTCTGTTCGATCAGATTCAGTTATTATTCATGCATTTCCATTTAACTCGGAGAAGAAGCGAGGTGGTGTTGCACTAAAAACGGTAATTCCAAAAATTTGATTTGGTGATATATTTTAGGTTGTGTTTGCCTCTTGTCTTCTCGCAATGAATTCTAGATGAACTTTCTTCAGTTGCATGGTTTTtcagttttcttttttctgaatTTATATGGTGCTTTGGCAGTCGGATTCTGAAGTTCATGTGCACTGGAAAGGGGCTGCAGAAATAGTACTTGCTTGCTGCACAAGTTACTTAGATGCAGATGACCAAGTGGTACCGCTGGATGAAGATAAGGTCTgtgaagaaaatatattttctagCTTTCTCTTTCTGGTCCCACTAAATAATTCTATTGACAGTAGCTGTTCATTTCTATGGTATTCATGAAGACTGTGACTTTTATAAGAATATAAATGTCAATACTAGGCATTTTTTAAGTATTAGGATAGTTCTAAGTTTGGTTATGGCGGTAAAGTGAGTTTTTGGTTTTTTATACAGCTGTCATCttataagaaagcaattgaagATATGGCTGCAAGGAGCTTGCGTTGTGTGGCCATTGCCTATAGGCCATATGACGTAAAGAGTGTTCCATCTACTGCTGAAGAACTCGAAAATTGGGAATTACCTGAGTCAGACCTAATTTTGCTGGGCATAGTTGGTATCAAGGTGCTTGTTACTAGTTCTGTCTTAAATGCTGCCTGTTAATTTTCGTGAGATTCTCTGTAATTTATAATCTATCTTTTTATGATATTAATTCACCTTacacttttttgtatttttggaAAATTATATGCACATTTGCATCATGAATGAAAAGCTTTCAACCAGTCAGAAACATTGTATCCAATTTTTGCAATTAGCATTCTAGAAAAATGTGCTATTTCTACTTTTTAAATACATGGTTCTTTAGATCATCTCCTGCTATTGCATTTTCAATTCTTTTGGTAGACATCAATTTTGAGGGTCCTTACAATAATGATTTCTTCGACATTTTATTGGGATTGCATATGCCAAATTTCTCATTTCGCACATCTTTTTAGTCCACATcacttaaaaatattttttgatatAGGATCCGTGCCGACCAGGTGTAAGAGATGCTGTCCAATTGTGCACTAATGCTGGTGTTAAGGTATGTACATTTATTGCCTCACTTACCTCTGGCACACTAGGAAATATGGGTGTAGACCAGCTGAAGCAGAATGGATTTCTCATCAGTAAATCAGTATAGCTAGCTTCCAAGATCACATTGGTGCATATTAGTATTTTGTCTCCTACTTGGCCGGCCATTATCTTTACGGTGTCTGTTATTTATTCTCTATCAGTTCATCCATGTTCCCATATAATTAAGGCAGACAGTTGCAAAAAGGATGATCTGAATGTTTCAAAATAGTATATCAACTCATTCTGGAACTTGTGCAGAAAATACAGGTTTCTAAATTACATTTGACATTCTTTTGATAGTGCTTGTCAGATGAGAAACTCCTAGATATTAAATTTCTTACTCTTTCGACAGATCCCCATACCTCTTCAAGGTTGGTAATGGGAGGCGTAGAATCAGTAATGGGAAACTCTTTGGACAGAAAATAGTATATATCAACTCCTAGATATTAGATTTCTGTACTCTTTCAGATCCCCACACCTCAGTAAGGTTGGTAATGGGAGGGGTAGAATCCGTAATTTCGCTAGCCTACAATCAGTGTGCATTAAGGCTCTGGGAAACCCAGTTATTTAGAGACTTTTAATAGAACAATTTGTTGTAGCCCATTAGAGTCTAGAATCCAGATACAGATCTATGGATAGACATGGCATATGAAATCATCTTGATGCAGACATGTCTGACTTGAATATGCCTTTTATCAGTCCCATGAAAAAGATGGTCACAGTATCAGTAATAAGAGGTTTTCAAATGGATGTCTAGACCGGGATTTAGTTTGTCTTCAATTATCTTGATCTAGACACTGAAATAATACTCAACCCCTGCTATGTTGAATATTTGGGTTGGTTTAGTTTTAGAATAAATCAGGATATCTTTCTAGGAATGAAAAGTCTTTTTTTGAGAAGGATGTCCGATTGGACTTCAGCCCTGTATACTTTCCTTCCTTTCTTAGTCCAAGTACACTGACAATTGTCCCTTTGTTGTATCTAACTCTCTTTTCTGTTGCAGGTGGCCTGTTATGCTCATGAAAGAAATGCTTTCCTTCTTTGTCGAATATTTGATTCGTACTTGCtgttttcttgtttgttttttatttgttcTTTTGTTTGACCATGGAACTTCTTAGCTATGcagtcatttttatttttcttggatCATCGATTTTCTAGGTGCGCATGGTCACTGGTGACAATCTTCAAACAGCTAAAGCAATTGCCTTAGAGTGTGGTATATTAGCCTCTAGTGCAGATGCAACTGAGCCTAATATTATTGAAGGAAAGGCATTCCGTATCCTTACGGAAACACAGAGATTAGAAATAGCTGATAAGATTTCGGTATGATATGATGATTGACTTGGACTCTACTAGTTCTCTTAGTGTGTTACTCTGCTAGTTGTTGATGAGTTatgatgattttgtgttacCTTTTTGCACATAGGTGATGGGAAGGTCATCACCAAATGACAAACTCCTGCTTGTTCAAGCATTAAGAAAGAGGGGACATGTAGTTGCTGTTACGGGAGATGGTACCAATGATGCTCCTGCGCTACATGAGGTCTGGTGTTTTACTTGTTTGGAGTATGTGGCTTTGTCGTGTAAAGTTGACGGGGAGGGCAATGACTTATGCCTGCACGTTTCTATCCATTTTCACCCTGATACCAGAATCTCTTATTATTCAATAATGATGTTATTCTATCTTTAGTAGGACTTTGTTACTTGTGAATTAGTTGGTGCAATATGTTTTGAAGATTGTGGAAAAGAGTAGTACTATCTGAGCTCGACTTGCATTAATACTTTCCTAAAAGAAAACATTTGGGGATGTAGTGGGTTCATGGTTAGGTGTCAATTTGTTCTGCTTAAAAGGGTTGTGTTGGAGATTTCAGGTAGCTGTTTATGAAGGATGTGTCTGTGTGTTATTCTCTTGTATTGAGCTTCTCCAGCTAGTatgattaaattttcaatttgataatGATATAGGCTGATATTGGTCTTGCAATGGGTATCCAAGGCACAGAAGTTGCAAAAGAGAGTTCAGATATCATTATATTGGATGACAATTTTGCTTCTGTTGTGAAggttagttaattttatttatttatttgtttaatttttttacccTTGCTGGTCTCTCTCCTGTACTGATAATCTATGAAGAGGTGTGTGAATTTTGTACTTACATTTTAATGAACGTGGTTATGGTCTTTGTCCACCTGTTTTTCAGTTTATCTTGAAAATTTTGGTGTAATTTTGAATTTCATATTTCTTTTAGTGGTGCCAGTGTCGAAAACAAGTTTTGGTAAATTCAATGGAAAAATTTATGTTCCAATTAGTCTGCTGAATATAATTTCAGATCAGCATTATCTAGAAACTTTTCTTAATATAATGCGAACGTGAATTGTAAAAATGGAATGAGCCTCTCGTAGATTTCTTCTGAGAGTTTAAGTATCTATGAGTGATGAAATCCTGGGCCTCCCCGTATTTAATAATCACCAGGTTACATGGCTTCTGGTCCAAAGGGAAGCTATTCAACTCTTTCGTCCCTGTAGCTAAGGTGTTAAAATCTATGAAAACTGCAGGTTGTCCGATGGGGAAGATCTGTTTACGCCAACATTCAGAAATTCATACAGTTTCAACTTACGGTTAATGTTGCTGCTTTGATTATCAATGTTGTGGCTGCGGTTTCTGCTGGCAATGTCCCACTGAATGCTGTGCAGGTGTGTATTTACTCTTTCAAGTCATGTATTTGCTTCAGTTGCTACAATTCTTATATAAAaattgattctttttttttgggtaacCAGCTTCTCTGGGTGAACCTTATCATGGACACGTTAGGAGCACTTGCACTAGCCACAGAGCCTCCCACTGATCATCTCATGCGTAGAGCACCTGTTGGAAGAAGGTCAGAGTTGTGCAAGTCATTAACAGTTTTGATGCTCTCATTTTCATAATTGCTACTTTTCTTCTCCTCTTGTTAAATGATTTGGCTCATTTTCTCCTCTTATATCCATCCCTTGCTCTTTCTAGTACGGATGTAATACCACATAATTGGGAGTCTAAAGAGTATATGGATTGTGAATCCTGTGTATAAGATGCTAAGCCTAGGAGCAAGGATTTAATAATGTTGTTTGGCTTCCTTTTCTTTCCTGTAGTAGTTCTTCAACCCTATATGAGTAAAACTTGTCAAAACAATTCTTTTGTATCATCAAATGTTTGTCAGTTCTATTTTTTCTGTTAAGCACTGGTTGTCCTGCTTCTATGCACTCCTTTAGGTAAGTATTCATAATGAATTTGATTCGGATTAGAAGATAGGTTTCTCTAACTTACCTGAACCATGCTTTGTATTGCTGCATTGACATATATTCTTGAAATATAGGGTTAGTATGTCCTTGGTTTTACATTCTATGTGTTTGTAATACTTTTGTGTTGTCTATTGCATATGATAATTGATTAATTGGCTGCTTTGTTATCTAGAGCAAGTGCTTGCGACTTAAATTTTTCCTTGCTCATGATACTATGTactatttatttgttaaattatCCTATAACACAACACGAATGGTGTAGGGCTTGTGATAATtcatcttatttatttatttatttaaaaacatTACCTGCCGTCCTAGTGGATTAATTTTCCATGAATTGTGTAACTGATTGATTATATTTTGACAAATAAATTATTGGTATTTTAGGGAACCTCTTATAACGAATATCATGTGGAGGAACTTGTTAATACAGGTATGGGGTGTTCTATGATAACCTTGTAAAATTGCATTGAACAGCTGAGATAGAATGggctcaatttttttattttttttttgtcactaATTGTAGGCTTTATATCAAGTCACTGTGCTCTTAATCCTCAATTTTCGGGGAAGGGATATCCTTAATCTGCAAAATGATGACGAAGATCATGCTTTTCGAGTGAATAATACATTGATATTCAACGCATTCGTCTTCTGTCA includes these proteins:
- the LOC131020417 gene encoding calcium-transporting ATPase 8, plasma membrane-type, with the translated sequence MTEEIKYKKKGFDLEAGSSRRDYPEDEDDGAGPFDIVRTKSAPVHRLRRWRQAALVLNASRRFRYTLDLKKEEERRQLIAKIRTHAQVIRAAVLFQEAGKGLPGALPSTIPLSPTRSVDFGISSEELVAISKEHDLSLLQQNGGVKGLAEKLKSNQENGVSGDETDIINRKKAFGSNTYPRKKGRSFWRFVWDACRDTTLVILMIAATASLVLGIKTEGIKEGWYDGGSIALAVFIVIVFTAVSDYKQSLQFQNLNEEKENIQMEVIRGGRRTKISIFEIVVGDVLPLKIGDQVPADGLVISGQSLSVDESSMTGESKIVHKDPVRSPFLMSGCKIADGYGTMLVTSVGINTEWGLLMASISEDNGEETPLQVRLNGVATFIGMVGLGVALAVLIVLVARFFTGHTKDPDGTVQFTPGVTKVGDAIDGFVKIFTVAVTIVVVAVPEGLPLAVTLTLAYSMRKMMADKALVRRLSACETMGSATTICSDKTGTLTLNEMTVVEVSACGKKIDPPDNKSLLPSKVISLLIEGIAQNTTGSVFVPEGGGPPELSGSPTEKAILQWGVNLGMDFLSVRSDSVIIHAFPFNSEKKRGGVALKTSDSEVHVHWKGAAEIVLACCTSYLDADDQVVPLDEDKLSSYKKAIEDMAARSLRCVAIAYRPYDVKSVPSTAEELENWELPESDLILLGIVGIKDPCRPGVRDAVQLCTNAGVKVRMVTGDNLQTAKAIALECGILASSADATEPNIIEGKAFRILTETQRLEIADKISVMGRSSPNDKLLLVQALRKRGHVVAVTGDGTNDAPALHEADIGLAMGIQGTEVAKESSDIIILDDNFASVVKVVRWGRSVYANIQKFIQFQLTVNVAALIINVVAAVSAGNVPLNAVQLLWVNLIMDTLGALALATEPPTDHLMRRAPVGRREPLITNIMWRNLLIQALYQVTVLLILNFRGRDILNLQNDDEDHAFRVNNTLIFNAFVFCQVFNEFNARKPDEVNVFKGVTKNRLFMGIVGLEVVLQFIIIFFLGKFATTVRLSWKLWLVSIAIGVISWPLAAIGKLIPVPEKPIGESFSKKIQRQRNSDDG